A DNA window from Micromonospora sp. NBC_01739 contains the following coding sequences:
- a CDS encoding Lrp/AsnC family transcriptional regulator: protein MPLVSNDLRPFAALDDTDRAILAELSADGRLPNNALAERVGVAPSTCLARTRALRQSGAIRGFHAEVDPAALGLPLQALVSVRLTEHARGAVDAFRARSVRLPGVVSVFHVAGAEDYVLHVRAASAEALRDFVLDHLAVDPAVQHTQTSLIFEQARGLG, encoded by the coding sequence ATGCCCCTCGTATCGAATGATCTACGGCCGTTCGCGGCCCTCGACGACACCGACCGCGCGATCCTGGCGGAGTTGTCCGCCGACGGGCGGCTGCCGAACAACGCCCTGGCCGAGCGGGTGGGGGTGGCTCCGTCGACCTGTCTGGCGCGTACCCGGGCGCTGCGGCAGAGCGGGGCGATCCGCGGGTTCCACGCGGAGGTGGATCCGGCGGCGCTGGGTCTGCCGTTGCAGGCCCTGGTGTCGGTACGCCTGACCGAGCACGCGCGGGGGGCGGTGGACGCCTTCCGGGCCCGTTCGGTGCGGCTGCCGGGGGTGGTGTCGGTGTTCCATGTGGCGGGGGCGGAGGATTACGTGCTGCATGTGCGGGCCGCCTCGGCCGAGGCGCTGCGGGACTTCGTCCTGGATCATCTGGCGGTGGATCCGGCGGTGCAGCACACCCAGACCAGCCTGATCTTCGAGCAGGCGCGCGGGTTGGGCTGA
- a CDS encoding trans-sulfuration enzyme family protein, whose product MTTVDTRAVHAGREDLTGLGVHVPPIDFSTTNPLPSVDDGGDAYEVLATGNPLPPGASAVYQRLWNPTVARFETALAELEGTAEAVAYASGMAALTAAVLAATRDGKRHLVAVRPLYGGTDHILATGLLGTEVTWARPDQVAAAIRPDTALVIAETPANPTLDLLDIAALAEAAGPVPLLIDNTVATPILQQPARHGARLVLHSATKSIGGHGDVLAGVVACDPEWAARLRQVRAVTGAILHPLGGYLLHRGLQTLPVRVRTQQAGAEKLAAWLGAHPAVTRVHHPGLDDPAGLVGRQMSGPGSLLAFEVRGGAPAAAAVAGACRLITHAVSLGGVDTLIQHPASLTHRPVDSDAKPDAALLRLSVGLEDPEDLREDLARALAAI is encoded by the coding sequence ATGACGACCGTGGACACCAGAGCCGTGCACGCCGGCCGTGAAGACCTCACCGGCCTCGGCGTCCATGTGCCGCCGATCGATTTCTCGACCACCAACCCCCTGCCCTCGGTCGACGACGGCGGCGACGCGTACGAGGTGCTCGCCACCGGCAACCCGCTACCCCCCGGCGCCAGCGCCGTCTACCAGCGGCTGTGGAACCCCACCGTGGCCCGCTTCGAGACCGCCCTGGCCGAACTGGAAGGCACCGCCGAGGCCGTCGCCTACGCCAGCGGCATGGCCGCCCTCACCGCCGCCGTACTCGCCGCCACCCGCGACGGGAAACGCCACCTGGTCGCCGTACGCCCCCTCTACGGCGGCACCGACCACATCCTGGCCACCGGCCTGCTCGGCACCGAGGTCACCTGGGCCCGACCCGACCAGGTGGCCGCCGCCATCCGCCCGGACACCGCCTTGGTGATCGCCGAAACCCCGGCCAACCCCACCCTCGACCTGCTCGACATCGCCGCCCTGGCCGAAGCCGCCGGGCCGGTGCCGCTGCTGATCGACAACACCGTCGCCACCCCGATCCTCCAGCAGCCCGCCCGGCACGGCGCCCGGCTCGTGCTGCACAGCGCCACCAAGAGCATCGGCGGCCACGGCGACGTCCTCGCCGGAGTGGTGGCCTGCGACCCCGAATGGGCCGCCCGACTGCGCCAGGTCCGGGCCGTCACCGGCGCGATCCTGCACCCCCTCGGCGGGTACCTGCTGCACCGTGGCCTGCAGACCCTGCCGGTGCGGGTCCGCACCCAGCAGGCCGGAGCGGAGAAACTCGCCGCCTGGCTCGGCGCCCACCCCGCGGTCACCCGGGTACACCACCCCGGCCTCGACGACCCCGCCGGGCTCGTCGGCCGGCAGATGTCCGGCCCCGGCAGCCTGCTCGCCTTCGAGGTACGCGGCGGCGCCCCGGCCGCCGCCGCGGTCGCCGGCGCCTGTCGGCTGATCACCCACGCGGTCTCCCTGGGCGGCGTCGACACCCTGATCCAGCACCCGGCCTCGCTGACCCACCGCCCGGTCGATTCAGACGCCAAGCCGGATGCCGCCCTGCTGCGCCTCTCCGTCGGCCTCGAGGACCCGGAGGACCTGCGCGAAGACCTGGCCCGCGCCCTGGCGGCGATCTGA
- a CDS encoding LLM class flavin-dependent oxidoreductase, whose protein sequence is MIDVPLSVLDLAPVAAGASAGEALRHTTELARRTDELGFHRFWVAEHHNMPAIASSAPAVLIAHLAAHTSRIRLGSGGVMLPNHAPLVVAEQFGTLEALHPGRIDLGIGRAPGTDQMTALALRRTMEGLSAEKFPQELAALMDFFDEDRPGRIMASPGRGQRPAVWLLGSSGFSAQLAGALGLPFSFAHHFSGQHTLPALALYRQSFRPSRWLERPYAMVAVNAVCAETDERAEWLAGPAGLSFLRLRSGRPEPLASPEEAAAYPYTDLEREFVVQRREGQATGSPETVARQLGDLLARTGADELMLTTMVYDIADRVRSFELIAERIAGGLRR, encoded by the coding sequence GTGATCGACGTACCGCTTTCTGTTCTGGACCTTGCCCCCGTTGCGGCCGGCGCCTCCGCCGGTGAGGCGTTGCGGCACACCACCGAGTTGGCCCGGCGTACGGACGAGTTGGGATTTCACCGGTTCTGGGTGGCCGAGCACCACAACATGCCGGCGATCGCCTCGTCGGCACCGGCGGTGCTGATCGCGCATCTGGCCGCGCACACCAGCCGGATCCGGCTGGGTTCGGGTGGGGTGATGCTGCCCAACCACGCGCCACTGGTGGTGGCCGAGCAGTTCGGCACCCTGGAGGCCCTGCATCCGGGCCGCATCGACCTGGGCATCGGGCGGGCTCCGGGTACGGATCAGATGACCGCCCTGGCGTTGCGTCGGACGATGGAGGGGCTGTCGGCGGAGAAGTTCCCCCAGGAGCTGGCCGCGCTGATGGACTTCTTCGACGAGGACCGCCCGGGGCGGATCATGGCTTCCCCGGGGCGGGGCCAGCGCCCGGCGGTGTGGCTGCTGGGTTCCAGTGGGTTCAGCGCCCAACTGGCCGGAGCCCTGGGCCTGCCGTTCTCGTTCGCCCATCATTTCAGCGGGCAGCACACCCTGCCGGCGTTAGCGTTGTACCGGCAGAGTTTCCGCCCGTCGCGGTGGCTGGAGCGGCCGTACGCGATGGTGGCGGTGAACGCGGTGTGTGCGGAGACCGACGAGCGGGCCGAGTGGTTGGCCGGGCCGGCGGGGTTGTCGTTCCTGCGGTTGCGGTCCGGGCGTCCGGAGCCGTTGGCCTCGCCGGAGGAGGCGGCGGCGTACCCGTACACCGATCTTGAGCGGGAGTTCGTGGTGCAGCGCCGGGAGGGTCAGGCCACAGGGTCGCCGGAGACGGTGGCCCGGCAGTTGGGCGACCTGCTGGCCCGGACCGGGGCGGACGAGTTGATGCTCACCACGATGGTGTACGACATCGCCGACCGGGTGCGGTCGTTCGAGTTGATCGCCGAGCGGATCGCCGGGGGCCTGCGACGCTGA
- a CDS encoding transcriptional regulator, whose translation MHPPDLQTKARAMHQAGATVAEVARRLGLPYATVRQWCRSQAVPKTLVSAFRCFRCRAGVEIPTAYAYLLGLYLGDGHLATSVRVPVLRIACSNAWPGLIEACETAMLQVLASRVQRVPQPGCVRVQSYGTHWPCLLPQHGPGKKHERMIALDGWQEHLVTLMPGDFLRGLFHSDGCRVSNRVTVRGRRYAYPRYMFVNESADIMGLCQWALDLLGIAWRMNRRNSLSVARREAVAALDRHVGPKS comes from the coding sequence GACCTGCAGACCAAGGCGCGGGCGATGCATCAGGCCGGCGCCACCGTCGCCGAGGTCGCCCGCCGGCTCGGTCTGCCCTACGCCACCGTGCGCCAATGGTGCCGGAGTCAGGCCGTACCAAAGACACTGGTCAGCGCCTTTCGTTGCTTCCGGTGCCGGGCCGGGGTCGAGATACCGACCGCGTACGCCTATCTGCTCGGTCTCTACCTCGGCGACGGCCACCTAGCCACCTCCGTACGCGTGCCGGTGCTGCGGATCGCGTGCAGCAACGCCTGGCCGGGGCTGATCGAGGCCTGCGAGACGGCCATGCTCCAGGTGCTGGCCAGCAGGGTGCAGCGGGTGCCGCAGCCGGGCTGCGTCAGGGTGCAGAGCTACGGCACACACTGGCCCTGTCTGCTGCCGCAGCACGGCCCCGGTAAGAAACACGAACGAATGATCGCTCTCGACGGCTGGCAGGAGCACCTCGTCACCCTGATGCCGGGCGACTTTCTGCGAGGACTCTTCCACTCCGACGGCTGCCGGGTCTCGAACCGGGTCACCGTCAGAGGGCGGCGGTACGCCTATCCCCGCTACATGTTCGTCAATGAGTCCGCCGACATCATGGGCCTGTGCCAGTGGGCGCTGGACCTGCTCGGCATCGCCTGGAGGATGAACCGCCGCAACAGCCTCTCGGTGGCCCGACGGGAGGCGGTCGCCGCCCTGGACCGCCATGTCGGCCCCAAGTCGTGA